CATTTGTGGTCACCACATCGAAAGCGCGCCGTCCACGCCCACTCTATGTTAAAGAAAAGGTAGAAAGCTTGGAAGAAACTAATTCAAATAAGACTAACAAgggtttgtgttgttgttgctgtactgCAGACATTATATCCATCTTGACGACTATTATCTTACAAGATGGACCATTCCTTGTGCTACGTATGTTACTGATATTTCGATACAACGTCTTAAGCTACACCAATATATTCTTTACTTCTAAAAACACGCTCGTGATTTTGCTTCAATTTTACCGTTTGGTTGTTTTGTATTGTGAAAAAAGCAGCGTTTGCAAGAATACAGCAAAGAGTGATACAACTACTGAAAATTCGAAAGTGAACAGCTCGAATTCCAAAAGCCAAAAGGCAATCAATAGGAAACCTATAAATACAAAATCtagcagcaaaaagaaaaatggagcaAGTATTGAGAATGAAGTTAAAAAGATGAAATCACTCgaaaaagatgataataataaaacggaaaaacaaaaacacattaaaaatgaAAGCTCAGCTGTTAAAGACTCGACATcagaaggaaataataaaaagcaagcTGTGTCGTCTTCGAAACATTTAGAAGAATCTGGTACTACTGAATCTCAGATATCTGAGGAACCCGTTACTCCATTACATTCTGTCTCTAGATTCTTGTTGTCGGGATATAATCGAAGTCTTCATGATAATGATTCCGTTAAAGAGGATCTCCCTCAAGTGTTAGAATTAACAAAAACTTTTGACAATCTTCCTGGTCCTGTTTTGTGGAGTTCTGACGAAGATGAATCGATTCGTTCCAAATCGCCTCAACGTAATCTCAAAATTCAAAGTAAATCGCATCATCCTGTTAAAGGAAGTTTTTCTTCCCAAGATCCATCAAATacgattaaaagaataaatgattctTCCGGTGACAATTCTCCTCGGTGGACCGCCTCACTTAAACAGGAAGAACAAGAACCAGTGGATTCAAAAATTGTTGAGCCATCACATGGTGTGATTCAAAAGCGGAAGTTAATATTTCCAAAACTTAATAAAAAGACGcgaaaatagatttttaaaaattgatctaaaaataagaaaaagtagaTAATCTGGAAGGCAAAACCATTGTAGAAGAACATCAATCTTCGTTGGAATCagatcttaaaaataaaaataaaaattattagagaTACGGCTATAGAGGAAATACTCATGGGTGACGCTACAATTTTGTAAAATACGTTAGTTTATATTAACCTAGTTGATGCAGAAGAATAAAATCTATGGCAACTGACATTCTTGTAAAGCTAAAAGGCATTAAAAGCTCAAATAAAGTTTTAAGAAATCAATTTGTGTCAATAATCAGATCGCAAAAATGCGATGGAACTATTTAAGACTTCATAGTAGCCGGTTACTATTTAACAAATAAACCACAACTGAACGTAAATGTCTTTTGTGTGTTCTTTAAATGGTTAAAAtaacaattcttttatatatttgtttcagttttaaacACAAAGTTTCTCATCACGTTAAATCGTCAAATAAATACAACTCCGATTTCAAAGAAGTCTTCTGGCGAAATAGATTCTAAATCTAATGGAAATGTGCCTTATCCATAACTAGATTTACTTTCAAGTATGCTTTAGTCTGTGAATCCAAGGCTAGTCAAAAATTCATTTCCTTTATGATTCTGTGGCTTTAGAGACggttatatttatatgattagaAGTTTTCTTTTATAGAACAAATAAACGTGGTGAACTACTCCGACTCGCGAGACAAGTTACTCCAGAAcctataatataagataatataatatccTTTTATACATAacgtgataaatatatataagtatgtatatttgtttgttcaaATAACAAAGATATATTGATATTATGTCATTGAGAAATTTAAACTTTTATAGGTGGGTCATTTTGAAGAGCTGCTGTACACtttccgtttctctctctttctctcttctctatctttctctctatctctctttctttcttacccaccttcacacacatccacacacatctgcactcatatatacacactcacactcattctcactctcataccggatggtcacggctggagcgCATTCGATCATGTGTCTTCTATTCGACGAGGACTGACATTAAAGTCGAACGGTAAGGCTTTGTAGGATGTACCGTGCTTTCCCTAATGGTTTTAGGTGTTCACGTAATCGCGAATGGACATAGATAGCAGGGCTTCTTAGCCTATAGATCCCCTGGGCATATCAATGCATTGGACCCaatagcatttatttattgactgcAAGCTACATCAGACATAGATTAGAACTGAGTCCCTGTACCCGTGAGGTACCCGTACAACTATCCAGTGTTCCCATACCTTCAGATGGCGCTGATGGACACTCTCTCAACATCCTCACCTCGAACCAACAGAATATCCAGGATGTGCCAGCtgaagacacagagagaaagagagaaagagaggagaggggagaggggagagagagaaagtaagaaagaaaaaaagaaagagaacggCCCCACTCATTCAGTTAGCACTtgttacagctgagtaaactggagcaatgtgaaacgaagtaccttgctcaaaggCACAACGCACCACCTGGTTTAGGTATTGAACCTGTGAACTTATAAACACGAATAAAAagaccttaaccactaggccacgcgtctTCCACAAATGTGTAATTATATTGCTTCGGTGAGAGAAAATGTCTCTAAATATATGTTAGTTGACAGGTCAAatgtaaattattaatttctatcGTAATAACTGCTAAAATTGCCAAACAAGTTGATGCTTAGACGGAAAATTGCGCATTGCCCATTGTTACTTTTACGCTATATATCTTGAACCTATAATTTagactgaaataaatatcaaGTCAGATGTATTTGGACTACAGCCAAAGAGTACATATCATACGAAAACACTGAATTTCCATCTCAAGCACATATTGGCCGATACCTACCAATTAAGTCGAATGAGCAGCTAGAGTTtagtaaaggggaaaaaaaaagaaagacgaagAAAAACTTGGAATAAAACGAAAGGGAAAAATAAGAGTAAGTGTATTTATCAGACAATGGACATCGTGTTGCTTTCAATGGAAGTAAATCGTCAGAGGAAATCAGTACAAAAcaatacatttttaattaaagaaaggaaaatgagagcAAGTGATCGAACGAAGGTTTTTTGttaattctttattaatattagtttcaaactttagcacaaagccagcaattttaggggaggggtaagtcgattacattgaatccagtattcaactggtatttatttcattgacctcgaaatggatgaaaggtaaagttgacgtcggtggaatttgaactcacaacatcaagacagacgaaataccgttaagtattgggttgtccggaaagttcgtgacgattttgaaaggaaagaaaaaggtcaataaatacttgccattacatttttagtcaaccaaatatgaaccattttgttgtacaatgcgtctccatctttcctttaacttgaaaataccctcttcccagaattgaggtggtttcatggcaaataagccGAAAGGTAAGCTattataaatcggcacaaactttccagacaacacaatattttgcccagcatgcttacgattctgccagccgtatcatgaaaattgttcaaaaacAATTGACCgaaaacaattattcgaaaaaacaattattcgaaataaatatcatttgtgtacttgatttttaattttatcctttttgtttaaataaaatgaaaaatttagaatAATTGACATTTCGTATAATTGGCCTTTTGAATAATTTCCATTCGAATAAATGTTTTTTTGAATAATTGTTTTCGAACAATTATTTTCGAACAATGTTCACATAATCCttccatattggtttcaaattttagcacaagtccaacaatttcgagggagggtgtCAGTCGCTTACGTTgattccagtatgcaactggtacttattttatcgacgccgaaagaataaaaggcaaagtcgacctcggaggaatttgaactcagaacgtaaagacagacgaaatatcgctaagcatttcgcccggtgtactaacgcttctgccagctcaccgctttgatttgaaatcaatattaatgtgttaaaagcggcgagctggtacaATCATTAgcaagacggacaaaatgttcagcggcctttcttcaggctctttcgttctgagtttaaatcccaccgCGGTCAGTGGGGTGGAGTACTGTAATAATGGTATACAATTTAGACACagaaaattttgaaggaagacaCACCGCATTTTTTTTCCGATGCTTTAAAGATTCTNNNNNNNNNNNNNNNNNNNNNNNNNNNNNNNNNNNNNNNNNNNNNNNNNNNNNNNNNNNNNNNNNNNNNNNNNNNNNNNNNNNNNNNNNNNNNNNNNNNNNNNNNNNNNNNNNNNNNNNNNNNNNNNNNNNNNNNNNNNNNNNNNNNNNNNNNNNNNNNNNNNNNNNNNNNNNNNNNNNNNNNNNNNNNNNNNNNNNNNNNNNNNNNNNNNNNNNNNNNNNNNNNNNNNNNNNNNNNNNNNNNNNNNNNNNNNNNNNNNNNNNNNNNNNNNNNNNNNNNNNNNNNNNNNNNNNNNNNNNNNNNNNNNNNNNNNNNNNNNNNNNNNNNNNNNNNNNNNNNNNNNNNNNNNNNNNNNNNNNNNNNNNNNNNNNNNNNNNNNNNNNNNNNNNNNNNNNNNNNNNNNNNNNNNNNNNNNNNNNNNNNNNNNNNNNNNNNNNNNNNNNNNNNNNNNNNNNNNNNNNNNNNNNNNNNNNNNNNNNNNNNNNNNNNNNNNNNNNNNNNNNNNNNNNNNNNNNNNNNNNNNNNNNNNNNNNNNNNNNNNNNNNNNNNNNNNNNNNNNNNNNNNNNNNNNNNNNNNNNNNNNNNNNNNNNNNNNNNNNNNNNNNNNNNNNNNNNNNNNNNNNNNNNNNNNNNNNNNNNNNNNNNNNNNNNNNNNNNNNNNNNNNNNNNNNNNNNNNNNNNNNNNNNNNNNNNNNNNNNNNNNNNNNNNNNNNNNNNNNNNNNNNNNNNNNNNNNNNNNNNNNNNNNNNNNNNNNNNNNNNNNNNNNNNNNNNNNNNNNNNNNNNNNNNNNNNNNNNNNNNNNNNNNNNNNNNNNNNNNNNNNNNNNNNNNNNNNNNNNNNNNNNNNNNNNNNNNNNNNNNNNNNNNNNNNNNNNNNNNNNNNNNNNNNNNNNNNNNNNNNNNNNNNNNNNNNNNNNNN
This DNA window, taken from Octopus bimaculoides isolate UCB-OBI-ISO-001 chromosome 9, ASM119413v2, whole genome shotgun sequence, encodes the following:
- the LOC106872193 gene encoding uncharacterized protein LOC106872193; translation: MTSNRCCEKFGTIVAVIKAVVSRSLFTTHGLICIWRLTVVKKNLLYWCMGGSILLIVLETIFTLKKKRGGEWKWFCPSVFLYLAYSLPPIWLLELDLLKRRMDHRVSGGTRTPSEVQNLSLLTPNFKISIILDPEKWVRILQQVLLLLLIIGRWLLPKGKISREQLSQLLLVYIGMAADIIELFEAFKEEVVKYNWTLTIVILSLWTASLLQFTFVVTTSKARRPRPLYVKEKVESLEETNSNKTNKGLCCCCCTADIISILTTIILQDGPFLVLRMLLIFRYNVLSYTNIFFTSKNTLVILLQFYRLVVLYCEKSSVCKNTAKSDTTTENSKVNSSNSKSQKAINRKPINTKSSSKKKNGASIENEVKKMKSLEKDDNNKTEKQKHIKNESSAVKDSTSEGNNKKQAVSSSKHLEESGTTESQISEEPVTPLHSVSRFLLSGYNRSLHDNDSVKEDLPQVLELTKTFDNLPGPVLWSSDEDESIRSKSPQRNLKIQSKSHHPVKGSFSSQDPSNTIKRINDSSGDNSPRWTASLKQEEQEPVDSKIVEPSHGVIQKRKLIFPKLNKKTRK